The genomic segment GGACTCCATGGACCGCTGGGAGGGCGTCGGTCTCGACATATACCGCCGGATGCGGGTGCGGGTGCACACCCTCGACGGCGAGGACGCGGCCTGGCTGTACGTCCTCAACGGCTACGAGGGCGGGCTGCCCTCCGCGCGCTACCTCGGGGAGATCGCGGACGCGGCGGAGTCGGCGGGGGCACCGCACGACTATGTGATGGAGCTGCGGAAGCGGCCCTGCTGACTGCGTCCGGCACCGGCCGCGCAGGCCGGATCACCCGGCGGACGAACGCCTTCGAACCCGCGGAAAACGGCCGTCCGACGGCCTCTCCGGGCCCCCTCCGGGCCCTTGCCGGCGCCCTGCCGGGTGGCCGAGTTCCATCGGGTCGCGCTCTTACGTCTACGCGCGTAGGCCAAACCGGGTTACCCTCTCCGCGTGAACGCTTCTGAGACTTCCCCGCACGTCCCCGGCGCACCCGACGCCACCGCCGCCGCCGCCCGCCTGCGCGAGCTCACCGGTGCCGAGAGCCATGACGTGGCCCTCGTGATGGGATCCGGCTGGGTCCCCGCCGCGGATGCGCTGGGCACGCCGGAGAGCGATCTGCCGGTCACCGAGCTGCCCGGCTTCGCGCCGCCCGCCGTCGAGGGCCACGCGGGCAGGATCCGCTCGTACCGGATCGGGGAGAAGCGCGCGCTGGTCTTCCTCGGCCGCACCCACTACTACGAGGGCCACGGCGTCGCCGCCGTCACGCACGGGGTCCGCACCGCCGTGGCGGCCGGCTGCAAGACCGTCGTCCTGACCAACGGCTGCGGCGGCCTCCGCTCCGGCATGCGCCCGGGCCAGCCGGTCCTCATCAGCGATCACATCAACCTCACCGCGGTGTCGCCGATCGTGGGCGCCAACTTCGTCGACCTCACCGATCTGTACTCGGCCCGTCTCCGCACCCTGTGCCGGGAGATCGACAGCACCCTCGAAGAGGGCGTGTACGCGCAGTTCCCCGGCCCGCACTACGAGACCCCGGCCGAGATCAACATGATCCGCACCCTGGGCGCCGACCTCGTGGGCATGTCGACCGCCCTGGAGGCCATAGCGGCCCGCGAGGCGGGCGCCGAGGTGCTGGGCATCTCCCTGGTGACGAACCTGGCCGCGGGCATGACCGGCGAGCCGCTCAACCACGAGGAAGTGCTCCAGGCCGGCCGCGATTCGGCCACCCGCATGGGCAGCCTGCTCGCCCAGGTCCTCGGCCGCCTCTGAGCGGTCCGGCGCACGGGCGGGCGGCGGAGCGGACGGGCCGCAACCGGGGGGCACGGCCGCCCGGCCAACGGGGCCGGGACCGGCCGGCTCCCGCGCCGGGTACTCCCACTGCCCCGAGGGCCGGTAGAGGACGATCAAGCCGGGTACTGGTTCCGGCGGGTGCGGTTCCCCGGGGACGCCGTGCCGGTCCCCGGGGTCCACGGGATCGCGGTGCCCGTGCGCGGGCCCGCCGGCGCCGGTCCCCCGGGCCCCGTGCCCGCACCGACCAGACCCGTACACCGCAGACCCAGACCCGTACACCGCAGATCCGTACACCGGCCCCCGCCGCGCCGAACGGGCGCGGGGCGGCGGCCGCAGCCCCGGGCGAGCGGCCCGCGTCCCGGCGGGCCGGCCGCCCACGACACAGCAGGAGCGTCACGTGGCAGTGGCAAGCGACACAGCGGAGCTGATCCGGCAGGCCCGCGCCTGGCTGGCCGAGGATCCCGACCCCGAGACCCGCGAGGAGCTGAGCGCGCTCATCGAGGCGGAGGACACCGCGGCCCTCGCCGACCGTTTCGGCGGCATGCTGCAGTTCGGCACCGCCGGTCTCCGCGGCGAGCTCGGCCCGGGCCCGCTGCGGATGAACCGCGCGGTGGTGATCCGGGCCGCCGCCGGTCTCGCCGCGTACCTCCGCAAGCAGGCCGCGTCCTCGGACGGCGGGCCGGGCCTCGTCGTCATCGGCTACGACGCCCGCTACAAGAGCGCGGACTTCGCCCGTGACACCGCCGCCGTCATGACCGGCGCCGGGCTGCGCGCCGCGCTGCTGCCCCGTCCGCTGCCCACCCCCGTCCTGGCCTTCGCCGTACGGCACCTGGGGGCCGTCGCCGGCGTCACCGT from the Streptomyces xinghaiensis S187 genome contains:
- a CDS encoding purine-nucleoside phosphorylase; the encoded protein is MNASETSPHVPGAPDATAAAARLRELTGAESHDVALVMGSGWVPAADALGTPESDLPVTELPGFAPPAVEGHAGRIRSYRIGEKRALVFLGRTHYYEGHGVAAVTHGVRTAVAAGCKTVVLTNGCGGLRSGMRPGQPVLISDHINLTAVSPIVGANFVDLTDLYSARLRTLCREIDSTLEEGVYAQFPGPHYETPAEINMIRTLGADLVGMSTALEAIAAREAGAEVLGISLVTNLAAGMTGEPLNHEEVLQAGRDSATRMGSLLAQVLGRL
- a CDS encoding gamma-glutamylcyclotransferase: MSLYAAYAGNLDARLMSRRAPHSPLRGTGWLSGWRLTFGGEQMGWEGALATIVEAPRAQTFVALYDIAPMDEDSMDRWEGVGLDIYRRMRVRVHTLDGEDAAWLYVLNGYEGGLPSARYLGEIADAAESAGAPHDYVMELRKRPC